The proteins below come from a single Alligator mississippiensis isolate rAllMis1 chromosome 2, rAllMis1, whole genome shotgun sequence genomic window:
- the OIP5 gene encoding protein Mis18-beta isoform X2 produces the protein MAVRRRLLQQFFQDPEIDGAIMVERPAAAAPAGSARKAAAEASTGAAALRRRRLRPQDCAVFQCRGCYAVLSDSLHLCAQEERRLRVLACFKVTEDVVLEDSLRVGIDGSLLGCTYNALYCRSCGVILGFNLYSSSSDLAYLRGFFCLFKDCILCYFLTTKTTIDGSEMTFPALNLNRKLSKRTFHYI, from the exons ATGGCGGTGCGgcggaggctgctgcagcagttcttcCAGGACCCTGAGATCGACGGTGCCATCATGGTGGagcggccggcggcggcggcccccGCGGGCAGCGCGCGGAAGGCAGCGGCGGAGGCGAGCACCGGGGCGGCGGCTCTGCGGCGGCGCCGGTTGCGGCCGCAGGACTGCGCCGTGTTCCAGTGTCGGGGCTGCTACGCCGTGCTGAGCGACTCGCTACACCTGTGCGCTCAGGAGGAGCGGCGCCTCCGCGTCCTCGCCTGCTTCA aagttacagaagatgttgTTCTAGAAGATTCCTTAAGAGTTGGTATTGACGGGTCCCTCCTAGGATG CACCTACAATGCGTTGTATTGTCGTTCATGTGGAGTCATCCTGGGCTTCAATCTTTATTCTAGCTCCAGTGACCTGGCTTATCTGCGAGGCTTCTTTTGTCTCTTCAAAGACTGCATCCTCTG TTACTTCTTAACAACTAAAACCACGATAGATGGCTCGGAGATGACCTTTCCTGCTTTGAACCTAAACAGAAAACTGTCAAAA AGAACTTTCCATTACATCTAA
- the OIP5 gene encoding protein Mis18-beta isoform X1, protein MAVRRRLLQQFFQDPEIDGAIMVERPAAAAPAGSARKAAAEASTGAAALRRRRLRPQDCAVFQCRGCYAVLSDSLHLCAQEERRLRVLACFKVTEDVVLEDSLRVGIDGSLLGCTYNALYCRSCGVILGFNLYSSSSDLAYLRGFFCLFKDCILCYFLTTKTTIDGSEMTFPALNLNRKLSKLKEQLVIIHVRLEILIRRLEELTWQNMGDKQGCSSRTACLKPERARIKSNN, encoded by the exons ATGGCGGTGCGgcggaggctgctgcagcagttcttcCAGGACCCTGAGATCGACGGTGCCATCATGGTGGagcggccggcggcggcggcccccGCGGGCAGCGCGCGGAAGGCAGCGGCGGAGGCGAGCACCGGGGCGGCGGCTCTGCGGCGGCGCCGGTTGCGGCCGCAGGACTGCGCCGTGTTCCAGTGTCGGGGCTGCTACGCCGTGCTGAGCGACTCGCTACACCTGTGCGCTCAGGAGGAGCGGCGCCTCCGCGTCCTCGCCTGCTTCA aagttacagaagatgttgTTCTAGAAGATTCCTTAAGAGTTGGTATTGACGGGTCCCTCCTAGGATG CACCTACAATGCGTTGTATTGTCGTTCATGTGGAGTCATCCTGGGCTTCAATCTTTATTCTAGCTCCAGTGACCTGGCTTATCTGCGAGGCTTCTTTTGTCTCTTCAAAGACTGCATCCTCTG TTACTTCTTAACAACTAAAACCACGATAGATGGCTCGGAGATGACCTTTCCTGCTTTGAACCTAAACAGAAAACTGTCAAAA CTGAAGGAACAACTTGTGATTATCCATGTACGCCTAGAAATCCTGATAAGGAGACTAGAAGAACTGACCTGGCAGAATATGGGAGATAAGCAGGGATGCTCATCAAGGACAGCTTGCTTAAAGCCAGAGCGTGCACGAATCAAGTCAAACAATTAA